The sequence ATCCGGATCTAAACCAATCTGCTCAAATCCATAAAGCGTCCCCGTTCGCCCAAGCCCAGTCTGCACTTCATCAATAATGAATAATACCCCCATTTTTTTGCAAAGCAATTGAACCTCTAAAAGAAAGGCTGCATTTGCTGGGATGACGCCACCTTCTCCTTGAATTACTTCTAACATGACTGCTGCTGTATGTTCATCGATTTCTGCTCGGAAAGCTTCGATGTCGTTATAAGGGACATAAGTGAAGCCAGGAACAAGACCCCCGAACCCTTGATGAATTTTAGCTTGGGCGGTAGCTGACATCGAACCAAAAGTACGTCCGTGAAAAGATTTCTCAAAAGTAATTATTTTTTCTTTGCCGGTATATTTTCTAGCTAATTTGAGCGCTGCTTCATTTGCCTCTGTTCCGCTATTACAAAAGAAAACTAATCTGTCTTTACCATCAGCAATTAATTCTGCGACACTATCTTGCAAAGCACATTCATATAAATTCGATGTATGCCAAATATTCGTTAGTTGTTGTTGTACTGCTTCTGTGACGTTCTCCGGGCAATGGCCTAGATTGCAAACAGCGATACCACTAGTGAAATCAAGATATGTTTTACCAAATACATCTGTTACGATCGTACCC comes from Listeria monocytogenes and encodes:
- a CDS encoding acetylornithine transaminase translates to MNYVFPTYNRFPIDLIKGTGTIVTDVFGKTYLDFTSGIAVCNLGHCPENVTEAVQQQLTNIWHTSNLYECALQDSVAELIADGKDRLVFFCNSGTEANEAALKLARKYTGKEKIITFEKSFHGRTFGSMSATAQAKIHQGFGGLVPGFTYVPYNDIEAFRAEIDEHTAAVMLEVIQGEGGVIPANAAFLLEVQLLCKKMGVLFIIDEVQTGLGRTGTLYGFEQIGLDPDIFTLAKGLGNGLPIGAMVGKANLSSAFGPGSHGSTFGGNKLALAAAKEILRTMKQAGFLEEVNAKADYFRNLLEVHLGILDNVSAIRGGGFLIGIELENAAEPVVTELRDKGLLILTAGPNVLRILPPLTVSYIEIDQAIYLLKSVLENQLIGSEEG